The window TGTTCAAAGATTTCTTCTTCATGCCTTCAATCTCAAATCCGCATTTCTTATACAGTGCGATCCCCCGCTCATTATGGGTCATAACAGTAAGTTCAAGGCGTACGATACGCGCGGATCGTGCCCAAGCTTCCATTTCCTGAAATAATCCGCTGCCGATCCCCATGCCCTGATACTGCTGCAGGATACCAATAACAATGTAGGCACTATGTTTATTCCGCCTTACACTGCCACCCCTGACCGATAAATAACCGGCCAGCCCCCCATTCACCTCTGCTCCGATCAATATCGAAGTTTCCGAGGCGGTAAAGCTCTCAATCATTTCTTTGACCTGCTGCAGCCCGGTCTGACGTTCATCAGGCTCCAGCAGCATAAATGAAGACTCCCGGTCCAGAGCATGCTGCAGACTTAACAGTCCGGCAGCATCCTCTGGAACGAGCTTACGCAGTGTTACGATCATGGCCAGTCCCCCTCCCGTCACCTTCAACAGCGGCAAATCATCAGAACATTCCCATCCGGGTCTTTGAAATTGAACCAGTGATCATGCTCGATATCTGTGAGTATCTCTGCCCCGCTCGCTTTGACATAATCATAAGCAGCATCAATATCCTCTGTGTTCAAATGAAAGGAAGGTACTTTGAGCACGGATTCAGAAGTGAAAATTTTACTGTCCAGAACAATTCCCGGGCCCTGCATCGGCACCACATATAAATGTCCGAACAATACCTCGCCATCCAGCGGAAGTCCCAATAAGCTGCAGTACCAGTTCTTTGACCTTTCAATGTCGCTGACCGGGATGAAGACGGCGCCAATCTGATTCAGAATCGGACTTGTCACAGCGAGTATAGCCTCCTCTAAGAATTGAAGAATAGGTTTAACACTTATTAATTCGATAAAATCTGCCAATTTCCTGCGCTCTTTAGTGAAGCGGCAACTACTTATGATATAATCTTGGCAAATTATATTATGATGTCAGGAGAATTATTTTGGCTAATTTATCACTCGCGCATCTTAGACTGACACCCCCCAAAATATTATCGCTTGGATTTATCCTGCTGATCGCAGCCGGAACACTGCTATTATATTTACCTGCTGCTTCGACGGGTGACCGTATTTCATTCATCGATGCATTATTCATGGCAACTTCAGCCACCTGTGTTACCGGACTTGCCGTTATTGATACCGGAACCGAATTGACCGTATTCGGCCAGGTTGTGTTACTGGTACTGTTCCAGTTCGGAGGTCTGGGTTTCGTAACAATGGCGACTTTAATTACGCTGGTGCTCAGCAAACGGATTTCACTGAAAGAACGGCTGCTGCTCCAGGAATCGATGAACCAGAATTCGATGCAGGGAATCGTAAAGCTGATCCGCCGGGTATTAATCTACTCGCTCGTCATTCAGCTCAGTGGAGCCATATTGCTTGCTGCAAGATTTTTGATAGATATGCCGGTTGGCAAAGCCTTGTACTACGGATTGTTCCATAGCGTTTCTATCTTCAACAACGCCGGCTTCGATCTCTTCGGAGACGTCCACGGGCCATTCAGCGGCCTTACCCGTTATGTAGAGGATCCGATTGTGAATATTACGTCCATGCTGCTGATCTTCCTCGGCGGCATTGGCTTTATCGTACTGTCAGACGTAGTTGACTTTCCGAAGCGCAAACGGCTGACCCTGCATTCCAAAGTAGTCTTGTCTAGTTCAGCAGCTCTGATCGTGATCGGTGCGGCAGTCTTTTTCTGGCTGGAGCTGAATTCTACGCTGAAACCGCTGCATGCCGGAGGTAAAATTATGGCCTCCTTCCTGCAGGCGATTACCCCGCGTTCCGGTGGCGTCACTACGATTGAGATCCCGCTGCTGCGCGAATCTACCCAGTTTCTGATGATTCTGCTGATGTTCATCGGGGCTGCGCCCGGATCTACCGGCGGCGGTATCAAAATCACCACCTTTGCCCTTCTGGTCGTTACTGTATATGCCAGAATCCGGGGCAAGGAGGATATTGTCATGTTCCGCCACCGGATATCCAAAGACAATGTCTATCGGGCGATTACAATGACGCTGTTGTCACTAATTCTCGTCGTAACCGCGACTATGCTGCTGTCGGTTACAGAGAGTGCAGACTTCCTGACCGTACTGTTTGAGGCTGTGTCCGCATTCGGCACCTCCGGTATAACGATGGGACTGACACCGGAGCTGACGACGGCCGGTAAAATTCTGGTCATCATTCTGATGTTCATCGGGCGGACAGGCCCCCTAACTCTTGCCTATGCGATTAAACCCAAAAAAAATAAAGAGCTTTACCGGTACCCCGAAGGCAACATTACTATCGGCTAAATGAATAAAAATGCGACCCTTAGCAGGCAGGCACTCTTGTCCTCCTCTAAGCGGTCGCATTTTTTGCTTGTTATTCTTCTACGTCCTCCTGGGTGTCCAAAGCGGCATCCAGCAGCTGATTAAAGAAATCATCGTCGTTCTCCAGCAGAGTATCCACTTCCAGGAACTGCTCTTCACTTCCCGGCTCGCCGGCGAAGCTTAGACTGTAATCCCATTCACTACCGCGTTTGCTGAAAAAAGTGATCTCATACGGGAACTTATGCTGCTCAATGGTGAATACTGTTCTCCCGACAAAGCTTTTGTCTTCCTCGCGTTTCAGCTCTGCTTTGACAATTTCTACGTTCATGCTTTTTCCTACCTTTCATCAGTTCAATCTCACATCCCCAGTATAGCATTGATATATGGGCAATTTCCTCTCTTTACTGCGCAATTGACTTTTTTCATCCGGCGGTTAATAATTTAATACAATGCATATATAGAACTAAAAATATACCAAATGGAGGAAAACCAATGATCGATTTTGCAGCAAAGCTTAGTAAGTATGCGGATTTGGCTGTTGAGATTGGAGTTAATGTCCAGCCGGGACAGACTCTGGTCGTGAATGCACCGATTTCCGGAGCCGAGTTTGTCCGTCTGATTACTGCCAAGGCCTACGCCAAGGGAGCAAGTCTGGTCAAAGTAAACTGGAGTGATGAATTCGTCACCCGCCAGCAATTCGAGCATGCCGCTCCGGAAGTATTCACGAAAGCACCTACCTGGTATGCCGGGGAAATGACCGAATTTGCTGAGAATGGCGCTGCCATCCTGAATGTTATCGCAGAAAATCCCGATGCGCTCACAGGTATTGATCCTGAACGTATTGCCAATTTCCAAAAGACACGTGGTGCAGCACTCCAGAGATACCGTGAGCTGCAGATGTCCGATAAAGTCAGCTGGAGTATTGTGGCTATCCCGTCACAGCCCTGGGCTGACAAAGTGTTCCCGGATGTGCCGGCTGAAGAACGCGTGGATAAGCTGTGGGAAGCCATTTTCCATACCGTGCGCTTAGACCGTGAAGACCCGGTAGCCGCCTGGCAGGAGCATTTGGACACCCTGGAGCAGAAAGCCAATGTCCTAAACGCCAAGAAATATAAAAGCTTGCATTACATAGCACCCGGTACCGACCTCACTATTGAGCTCCCGGAAGGCCATCTGTGGGCACAGGGTGACAGCATCAACGCGAAGGGCCATTCCTTCGTCGCCAATATGCCAACCGAAGAAGTATTCACTGCACCGCTTAAGACTGGTGTTAACGGTACTGTTAGAGCTACCAAACCGCTCAGCTACGGCGGGAATATTATTGACGGCTTCTCTATTACCTTTGAGAACGGACGTATCATCAGTGTAAGCGCCGAGCAAGGCCAGGATTCACTGGAATATCTGATCGGCCTGGATGAGGGCGCGAAATACCTGGGTGAAGTTGCGCTTGTACCGCATAAATCCCCGATCTCTGAATCAAACATCCTGTATTTCAATACCTTGTTTGATGAGAATGCCTCCAACCATCTGGCCATTGGCACAGCTTACGCTTTCTGTCTGGAAGGCGGCAAAGAAATGACCCAGGATGAGCTGACTGCACATGGTCTTAACACAAGCGTTACCCACGTTGACTTTATGATCGGATCGCCTGAGATGGATATCTACGGCATTTCCGCAGACGGCTCGCAAGAACCCGTCTTCCTCAAAGGAAACTGGGCGTTTTAATAAATACAGATAAAGATGACAGGAGCTGAACCAATGCTGGATTTCAAGCAAAAGCTGGAGAATTATGCCCTGCTTGCGGTTAAGATCGGGATTAATATTCAACCTGGACAGACGCTGGTGATCAATGCAGATATCGTATCTGCAGAATTAGTCCGCCTTATCGTGCGCCAAGCCTATGAAGCGGGAGCCAAGCTGGTCAAGGTTAATTATAGCGATGAAATCGTCACTCGAACCCGTTACGAACTCGCACCATCCGAAAGCTTCCTTGAACCGCCGAAATGGCAGGCGGATGAACTCGAGGATCTGGCCCGGAATGGCGCAGCCTTCTTGAGCGTCGTATCTGCCAACCCGGATCTACTCAATGGAATCGAGGCAAGCCGGATCGCCGACAATCAGCGTACTGCCGGAACAGCCATGGCCCCATATCGTGAAATGATGATGGCCAATCATGTAAGCTGGAGCATTGTTGCCTACCCTTCCACTACCTGGGCGGCCAAAGTATTCCCAAATGCAGCACCAGAAACACAGGTTGATCTGCTCTGGGATGCAATCTTTAAGGCAGTCCGCGCCGATCAGGAGAACCCCGTGGAAGCCTGGAGCAACCATTTGGCCGGCTTGAAACAACGCTGCGACATCCTGAATGAGCGTAAATACCGCAAACTGCATTTCACTGCAGCAGGCACAGATCTGACTCTTGAGCTGCCGGAAGGACATATCTGGTGTCAGGCCGGTGCTGTAAACGGACGGGGAATTCCCTTCCTCGCCAACATTCCGACTGAGGAAGTGTTCACTGCACCGCTTAAGACCGGTGCCAGCGGCAAGGTGAGCAGTACGAAACCGCTTAGCTACGGCGGGAATATCATCGACAAATTCACCTTAACATTAGAGAATGGCAAGGTAACAGATTTTACAGCAGAAACAGGTCAGGAAGCCTTGGCTTCGCTGCTTGCGATGGATGAAGGCTCTGCTTACTTTGGAGAAGTGGCACTGGTGCCCTTCCATTCTCCAATTTCGGAAAGCGGTATCCTCTATTACACTACCCTTTATGATGAGAATGCCTCCTGTCATCTGGCTCTTGGAGCAGCTTATGCTTTCACTCTGCAGGACGGTATTGCTATGACCAAGGAACAGCTGGCCGGCCATGGAATGAATCAAAGTCTTACCCATGTCGACTTCATGATGGGATCGCCGGAGATGAACATCGACGGCATTACGGATGACGGCAACACAGAACCGATATTCAGAGCAGGAAACTGGGCTTCAAGCATATAATCACCTGCCATATTAATGTAAAAATTAAAGCCCCCCGCTTCTCTTTGGAGACAGCGGGGGGCTTTTTGCTCAAATTTGAAGTTTTGTTCAAATAATATTCACATAATTGTTGAAATTAATTCACAAATATGTCACAATACAATTAAGGTTTGTATTTCCAGTTTAAAGCCTTATCAAATTTAGGAGGGAATCCTATGAAAGAATCATTGTCCCAGAACCTGGAGCCGAGAGAAACAGAGCGGACCAAGATTCAGCCTCCCACGGACGCAAGCATCGTAGCCTCCAATGCAATCAAATACACAGCTTACATCATGCTGCTCTTCGGTTTCCTATACTTCCTGATTGCCTACCTGGCACCAATGCTGTAAGGATGTTAAAATATATATTCACTCTAGAAAGCGCTTACGGCCCATAACTTCCCTTAGGAAGCTATAGGCCGTTTTATTATTTACCAGGACATAACTTTACGGATCCAGGCTATTGCTGCAGGTGTCCATACATCCTCCATTGCTGATTGCAGCCAGGCTGCTGCTTCCTCGCGGGAACCTTGAAACGAAGATAGGTTATTAACCTGCATCCAGTGTCCCGCTGTTTCAAAGGATGTGCTATTCCAGCCGTTAACCTCACCTTCGGCATTAAGCCTTGCTTTCACACCGGAGATAACAATATCCGCTGTTCCTTGCAGCTCAGTGATGGCATTGTCAAACGCTGTTTTCTTTTCTTTCGCTTTCATATCTGCAAGAGCA of the Paenibacillus pedocola genome contains:
- a CDS encoding aminopeptidase, translating into MLDFKQKLENYALLAVKIGINIQPGQTLVINADIVSAELVRLIVRQAYEAGAKLVKVNYSDEIVTRTRYELAPSESFLEPPKWQADELEDLARNGAAFLSVVSANPDLLNGIEASRIADNQRTAGTAMAPYREMMMANHVSWSIVAYPSTTWAAKVFPNAAPETQVDLLWDAIFKAVRADQENPVEAWSNHLAGLKQRCDILNERKYRKLHFTAAGTDLTLELPEGHIWCQAGAVNGRGIPFLANIPTEEVFTAPLKTGASGKVSSTKPLSYGGNIIDKFTLTLENGKVTDFTAETGQEALASLLAMDEGSAYFGEVALVPFHSPISESGILYYTTLYDENASCHLALGAAYAFTLQDGIAMTKEQLAGHGMNQSLTHVDFMMGSPEMNIDGITDDGNTEPIFRAGNWASSI
- a CDS encoding aminopeptidase, which gives rise to MIDFAAKLSKYADLAVEIGVNVQPGQTLVVNAPISGAEFVRLITAKAYAKGASLVKVNWSDEFVTRQQFEHAAPEVFTKAPTWYAGEMTEFAENGAAILNVIAENPDALTGIDPERIANFQKTRGAALQRYRELQMSDKVSWSIVAIPSQPWADKVFPDVPAEERVDKLWEAIFHTVRLDREDPVAAWQEHLDTLEQKANVLNAKKYKSLHYIAPGTDLTIELPEGHLWAQGDSINAKGHSFVANMPTEEVFTAPLKTGVNGTVRATKPLSYGGNIIDGFSITFENGRIISVSAEQGQDSLEYLIGLDEGAKYLGEVALVPHKSPISESNILYFNTLFDENASNHLAIGTAYAFCLEGGKEMTQDELTAHGLNTSVTHVDFMIGSPEMDIYGISADGSQEPVFLKGNWAF
- a CDS encoding TrkH family potassium uptake protein, with the translated sequence MANLSLAHLRLTPPKILSLGFILLIAAGTLLLYLPAASTGDRISFIDALFMATSATCVTGLAVIDTGTELTVFGQVVLLVLFQFGGLGFVTMATLITLVLSKRISLKERLLLQESMNQNSMQGIVKLIRRVLIYSLVIQLSGAILLAARFLIDMPVGKALYYGLFHSVSIFNNAGFDLFGDVHGPFSGLTRYVEDPIVNITSMLLIFLGGIGFIVLSDVVDFPKRKRLTLHSKVVLSSSAALIVIGAAVFFWLELNSTLKPLHAGGKIMASFLQAITPRSGGVTTIEIPLLRESTQFLMILLMFIGAAPGSTGGGIKITTFALLVVTVYARIRGKEDIVMFRHRISKDNVYRAITMTLLSLILVVTATMLLSVTESADFLTVLFEAVSAFGTSGITMGLTPELTTAGKILVIILMFIGRTGPLTLAYAIKPKKNKELYRYPEGNITIG
- a CDS encoding VOC family protein — its product is MTSPILNQIGAVFIPVSDIERSKNWYCSLLGLPLDGEVLFGHLYVVPMQGPGIVLDSKIFTSESVLKVPSFHLNTEDIDAAYDYVKASGAEILTDIEHDHWFNFKDPDGNVLMICRC
- a CDS encoding GNAT family N-acetyltransferase, with the translated sequence MIVTLRKLVPEDAAGLLSLQHALDRESSFMLLEPDERQTGLQQVKEMIESFTASETSILIGAEVNGGLAGYLSVRGGSVRRNKHSAYIVIGILQQYQGMGIGSGLFQEMEAWARSARIVRLELTVMTHNERGIALYKKCGFEIEGMKKKSLNIGGEWVDEYYMSKIID